One genomic segment of Hordeum vulgare subsp. vulgare chromosome 2H, MorexV3_pseudomolecules_assembly, whole genome shotgun sequence includes these proteins:
- the LOC123427369 gene encoding autophagy-related protein 13a-like: protein MSSMSDSGGGGRAGAELMAEQFHLKVLHAVLAVRAPRPLAAPAPAAASASFRRRDRWFHLPLHDPPPPPSAECLEAPPPGEPLVVDIHLSPAGCGGAGGEVVERWTVACEPWPDAAASGEGMAVNRAYKRCMTLLRSVYATLRLLPAYRVFRLLCANQSYNYEMGYTVGSFAVPFSRAQESAMRSHRFVPVDTQPGRLVVSVQYLSSLAAFNLEISSLSPSMLITNYVGSPAAEPMRNFPSSLTEATGCAFPQSYQQQRPHSWAPPALWPLAPAQQTRFSPPPLHYASPTPSPPNFPGGYLQSPLRGESAPVTIPGVRRSPVHRQSMLDPVKGLMLPPPSPRRGDKGAAGSQESPSDISRSFGRPEGLRMGDPYGSSSPGSKGKDSRDESGRFSALSSCDSPRQDDLDEADYPFAVDDVDPPISRPGSSDGKEAGDQAGSSSHKSQDAAVGSLVHLLRTARPLRDSSYSSQTSGAESNTVASTSSVMSRRTSDALEELQSFKAIRERLLSGSRAKERDSPEKP, encoded by the exons ggagcAGTTCCACCTCAAGGTGCTGCACGCCGTCCTCGCCGTGCGCGCGCCGAGGCCGCTcgccgcgccggcgccggcggccgcCTCGGCGTCCTTCCGCCGGCGCGACAGGTGGTTCCACCTCCCGCTCCACGacccgccgccgcccccctccgccGAGTGCCTGGAGGCGCCGCCCCCCGGGGAGCCGCTCGTCGTTGACATCCACCTGTCCCCCGCCGGCTGCGGGGGAGCGGGCGGGGAGGTGGTGGAGAGGTGGACGGTCGCGTGCGAGCCCTGGCCGGACGCCGCGGCGTCCGGCGAGGGTATGGCCGTGAACCGGGCGTACAAGCGGTGCATGACCCTGCTGAGGTCGGTGTACGCCACGCTCCGCCTGCTCCCCGCGTACCGCGTCTTCCGTCTCCTCTGCGCTAACCAGTCGTACAACTACGAGATGGGCTACACCGTCGGCTCCTTCGCCGTGCCTTTCTCGCGCGCCCAGGAGTCTGCCATGCGTTCCCATCGCTTCGTTCCCGTTGACACCCAGCCCGGCCGTCTCGTCGTCTCCGTCCAGTACCTGTCCAGCCTCGCCGCGTTCAACCTGGAgatctcctccctctccccctctatgtTGATCACCAACTACGTCGGCAGCCCTGCAGCTGAGCCCATGCGCAACTTCCCTTCTTCGCTCACGGAGGCCACAGGCTGCGCTTTCCCGCAGTCCTATCAGCAGCAGCGTCCGCACAGCTGGGCGCCGCCTGCGCTCTGGCCGCTCGCCCCAGCGCAGCAGACGAGATTTTCGCCACCGCCGTTGCACTATGCGTCACCAACACCGTCGCCCCCTAATTTTCCTGGTGGGTACCTGCAGTCCCCTCTGAGGGGGGAGTCTGCACCGGTGACCATACCAGGCGTGAGAAGGAGCCCCGTGCACCGTCAGAGCATGCTGGACCCGGTTAAAGGTTTAATGCTGCCACCGCCATCCCCGAGGAGAGGAGACAAGGGAGCAGCAGGTTCACAAGAATCGCCGTCAGATATAAGCCGGTCATTCGGGAGGCCAGAAGGACTTAGGATGGGGGATCCATATGGCAGCTCATCACCAGGATCCAAG GGTAAGGACAGTCGGGATGAATCTGGCAGATTCTCTGCACTCTCTTCTTGTGATTCACCACGGCAAGATGATCTGGATGAGGCAGATTATCCTTTTGCTGTGGATGATGTCGATCCACCAATCTCCAGACCTGG GAGCAGTGATGGAAAGGAGGCTGGAGATCAGGCAGGCTCGTCGTCCCATAAATCACAAGATGCGGCAGTCGGCTCTCTGGTTCACTTGCTGAGAACCGCACGCCCGCTGCGAGATTCTAGCTATTCGTCTCAAACGTCAGGTGCTGAGTCTAACACAGTAGCCTCGACTAGTTCTGTCATGTCTCGCAGGACATCTGATGCACTCGAGGAGCTGCAGTCTTTCAAAGCAATCAGGGAGAGACTGCTGTCCGGGAGTAGAGCGAAAGAGCGAGACTCGCCGGAGAAGCCATAG